The Corallococcus exiguus genomic interval GCTCAGCAAGTTCGACTCGGCGGGCGTGCTCGTGCCCATCCAGCAGAGCGGCGAAGTGATCGAGTTCCTGCGGCCCGACGCGGCCCTGCTCAAGCTCGGCGTGCGAACCCAGGCGTTTCGCGGCGAGCTGCACATGGGCACGCAGACGGGGACTTCGGTCTTCAAGTGGGTTGGCGAGGGGGAGACCGTCCCGAGGAGCGCGCCGAAGTACGGAAAGATCGTGCTCAAGGCGCACAAGGGCATGGTGCTGACGGACATCAGCAACGACCTGCTGCGCACGCCGGGCGTGGGAGACGCGAGCGTCGGAGAGGACATCCGCGCCACCGCGGCCGATGGTCTCGACGATGCCGGGTTCAACGGTGACGGCACAGGCGCCGCGCCGAAGGGGCTCTTCGTGCAGCTCGACCCCGCGCACTCGTTCGCATCGACGGGCACGACCGCTGCCGCCTACCTCGCCGACATCGACAAGGCGGTAGAGCTGCCGCTGACCGCTCACGTCCGCATGGGGGCTGCGGCCTGGGTCATCCACCCGACGCGGGCAACCGCGCTGATGCAGCTCCAGGAGTCTGGCCTCTTCCTCTTCCGTGGGGAGATGCTCGACAAGGGGACGATCCGGGGTTTCCCGTTCGTGATGACCACGCGCGTCCCCGTGTCGCGGATCACGTTCTCGTGCGACTGGCGTCAATTCCTCTACGGGATCGACGAGGACTTGATCCTGTCCGAGCACGACACCCGCGCCGAGCACGACGAGACGACCATCCGCGCGATCGTAAAGGGCGACTTCAGGCTGCGCCAGCCGAAGGCGTTCAGCTCGATCACCTACTAACCCGACAGCGTGAAACCGCGAAGGTCGCCGACGAGTGGGGAACCCCGGGCTTAACGGTCGCCTTCGAGCACTCCCTCCGGCCTGGCATGCACGTAAGGGCGGGCCGCGAGGGCAACTGTCGGGCGATCGCTGTTGGCGCGGGGCGCACCCTGGATCCTGACTGGATGAAGGGGCGTCCGGGCGGCTGGGAGAACGAGCTGCTCGGCGCGTACCTTCTACCGACAAGGCATGTCGCTGCCTACAGCATGCCGCTTGTCAATGGGGCGTTCGTCTGGGGTGGAAATGTCTAGCGATAGCCACGAATTCTAGCGAGCTTTTGAGGTTGTCAGACCCGACTGGTATGTGGCGGATCGCTGCCGAAGCTGGCGGCTGAACCTGGGGGCCACATGAGAGCTTTCGCAATAGCCGTGCTGATGCTGCTGACGGCCGGATGCGCTACGACTCGGGTCGTCAACCTCAACACGGGATACGGCAAGACAATCAGCTACACGCCCCTCGAGTCCGACCCTGTCGAGATAGGGCGGGATGCCTTCAAGGAAGCGGTCACGCAGCTTGTGCTCGACATGAAATTAGATGTCGCGTTCAAGGAAGCTGAACGGGATGACAGTCGCTCCCTGCTCGCGTCGAGTGGCGGAGTCGTTGACGGTGCTCAGGGGCGAGCTGTCCCGTCGGCCTACGAGCGAATCTGCCAGCGACAGGACGACCCCAACGGCTGCATGGGCATGTTGGCGGGTGGGCTCACGTTCGGGCCGATGGAACGCCGCATGATGGCGCTCTACTTCGCGCTCGATACGGTCTGGGAAGGCGTCGAGGATGCCATCCGAGACATGGTGAACGGGGCTGCTTTACGGGCCATGGTGACGACGATGATTGGGACGGCGCTTGTGATGCTCGTCGCGCCTGAGCCGATTACGAAGGTCATTGCAGTTGCGCTAACTGCATCGTTGATTGCCTATCTCGGCACAGGTCCGGTGTGGAATCTCGGGCGGGGGTTCCTGCGCCTTATGGACGAATCGAGGGACGCCGCGAACGTTTCGGAGCTGGAACGCGCTGGGCATCGCTTCGGAAAGATCCTTGGAGACAACGGCGCTCGGGTGCTCGTGATCGTCGCCCTGTCGGCGCTCGGCGGTAAGAACGCGATGGCGGCTCAGGGGCCGAGAATGCCGGGCTTCGCTCAGGCGGCGGTCAGGGCAGAGGCAGAAGGGGGCTTCGTGCTTGCTGGCGCGCTGTCGGGAGGGGTCCAGTCGATCTCGATCTCGGCTGCTGGGGTCCTCAACATTGCGCTTGCTCCTACTGCTGTTGCCGCGGTCGCCATGGGCCCCGGTGCTGGTGTGGGGACTCGACCTGCCGGGGGCGTTGGGGGAGTAATTCAAGGCGATCCCGACGGCGACGTTCATCACATTTGCACGGACAAGAACGCCGTTTCCGATGCGAACGGTGGGCCTTGGACGCCGCTATTTGAGGAGGTCTTCAGTCGGGCAAGGATGAGCCTTGACGATATTGCGAACAAGGTGCGAATCAGGGGGCATAGAGGCCCACACCCTCGGCAGTACCACGAAGAGATTTATAACCGGATAGACGGAGCAACAAAGGGATGTCGAGAGCCCGCGCAATGCCGAGCGGAATTAGTCAAGGAGCTTGCTAGGATTGCGCATGATATTTTGACGGAGGGAACGAAGCTGCGGAAGTTGATCACGAAGGACTCTGGGATGTGAATTATGGCGCGACGATTCTATAACCTGACGATTGATGTTTACGTGCCCGGCCGGTGGTATCTTGGGGTTCCTATAGACACTGCTTCCGAAAGGATGATCGACGATCCCTGGATGTTCAGTGATGGTCGAGCTGTGGATTTTCATGGGGGCCTCCGCATTTCGATATATCGTCCCGGAGTTCCGCTTGACTTTGCTACGGCCGGGGTGGGGAGGGCCCCAGTTGTGAGCGATCGGATCGCGTCTGTGTTCCGCGAAATGGCGCCCAACGATGTGCAGCTTTTTAAGGCTGCGGTTGATGGACAGCCAGATCCCTATTACGTGCTCAATGTGGCTCGACAGATCCGCTGCATTGACGATGCCGCATGCGAAGAGGTCCAAATCCGTACTGCGGGCGAGTACACAGAGCGCATAGGCGAGTACAGTTCTGTCTCGGGGTTGCGAATCGACAAATCGAAAGTAGGCGACGTGCGTGTGTTCCGAACGTGGGGATGGCACTCACCCCTCATTGTCGACGACGAGATCAAGGATGCGCTGGAGGCGACTGGGATCGCTGGCGGGAAGTTCGAGGAGGTCTGAGCGGCCCCCCCGCAGTCGCTGGACGCGGCTCGGCGGCTTGCGTCGGAGCGAGATGCTCGTTGGTGGGGCGTTCCTCTGGGTTGAGCGCCGCGCTGTTCCTGCCAGTGGCCGGGGGAAATGGCCCCACTGCGCGGGCGTCCGCGATGGTAGCCTTCCCCCTCGGGAGGTCATGCACCATTGCTCCAACCGTTCAGATTGGCCCTAGCGCTCGCGCTCGTCTCGGGAGCTGCTGCGGGGGCTGAGCCCGCACCGGGGGCGCGCGTTGACCGTAAGCGCCCTGTGACCGTCGCCAGCACGCCCTCCGAACCGCTTCCCGTTGTCCATGTCGCGGCGGACACGCCGACGGTGTTCCTCTTCTCTTCGCCGATTCAGCGGAAGACCCTCACCTTCGACGAGTCCCGGATCCGCGTCCTGGATGCAGGCGAGCGCTCAATCATCGTTCAGCCCGTGGCCAATCTCGGCGACGGCGAGCGTCAGGAGATCGGGGTCTTCTTCGCCGACGGCCGAGCGCCCGCCCGCGCCGCCTTCGTGCTCGTGACCGACCCGGCCGAAGTGGACTTGCGGATCGACGTGCAGCGTCCAGCGCCGCCGAACGACGCCTGTCCGACGGACGCTCACGCCCCGGTGCCGAAGCCCGAAGACTTCGTGTTGCTCGGCTACCTAGATGGGAAAGGGGTCACAACAGCCAGCATCAAAGGCAAGCATGATTCTGCTCGGGGTTTCGAGTCAACCAGCACTTTTTCTTATCGGGGCAAAGGCTGGATTCTGTTCGACGTGACAATCTGGAACGAATCCAATCGGCCAGCCTGGACACCACGAGAGGCGACATTTACGGGGCGTGTCGGCATGCCCCTGCGGGCGCGGATCGTGACAGACAGAAAAGGCGCAATTCCTCCTGGGGAGACTGGGCGCGTGCTCGCGGTCGCTGAAATTCAAGAGTCAGACGCGGGCCTTGTTTTCACCGTGGAGTTGCGAGGGGACGGGGGCCGCGACTTTACGATTCCTGACGTGCGCTTTCCGAAGCCGGGGACGGGGGGCACCCAATGACGGCAACGCCGACAGGGACGCCGCCCGCCACGCTCATTGACGGATGGCAAATTTCCAAGGAACTCGGCAACGGTGGCTTTGCCTTCGTCTTCCTCGGAGAAAAGAACGGCAAGCGCAATGCGCTCAAGGTAGCGCGGCACCGGGAGGCGAGTGGCGACCCGAAGCAGACCCATGCACGAACGTTGCGTGAGCTGACGGCGCTTCTCATGCTGAATCATCCCAACATTGTACGGACGCAAGGGCATGGCTACACGGAGACCGGCAACGCGTACCTTGCGCTTGATTACGTGGAAGGATGGACGCTCGCGGAGTGGGCCGAGCGTAAGCACCCGACGATCCGCGAAGTCCTGAGCGTCTTTGAAAAGCTCGCGGGTGCGCTGTCTTACATGCACCGTCGGGGCATATTGCATCGGGACCTGAAGTTGCTCAACGTCCTGATCCGGAAGAGCGACGGTGCGCCTGTCATCATCGATTTTAGCTGCGCGACCTATCCCCTCGCCGAAGACTTGACGGATGAAGGCTTGCCGCCTGGAACAAACCGCTATCGCGCTCCCGAGCAGTTTCAATTTCTGCACGAGCATAAGGACGAGCACCGGGCCCGCTATGCCTTCCAGGTAGCCGACGAGATTTTCGCTGTCGGCGTCATGCTGCATGAGTTGCTGACCGATCCGCGACCTTCGGAGTTCCGCGTCCGCTTCGACCTAAACGGCTCGTTCTCTAAGCCGCCGCCGCCCCGGCTGGTGAACGCTCGCGTTCCAGAAGCACTGAGTGATCTCGTCGAAAGCATCCTGTCACGAGACCCGTCGCGGCGGCCCGTAGATACAGAGGCGCTACGTCGCGAGCTGGCGGAACTCCAGACTGACCCTGTCGCCGACTACGACGTGCCGGCGCATCCACCGTCAGAACAGCGTCAGATGGGGGCGGCGCACGCGGAGTTCCCTGCGGCGTTGGCGATGCAACCCCCTCCCCTAAAGCAGCGCGTTGCCGTGCTGGAGCGCCCGCGCGGGCAGGCATGGTGGCTTGCGGGCGTTGCTGGCGTCGTCGCGATCGCTGTGGCGGCGGGCCTCTGGAGCTACTCCGGTGAGGTTCGCGCCCCCGCAGCCGAATCGCACGTTGCCGCGAGCCCGACCCCTCCCAGCCCCAGCCGTTCCGTACCGCCGAAGACAGCCCCTCCTGCTATGTCACCCCCTAGCCCCTCGCCCGTGGCTCCCCCAGGGCCGACAATCGCCGCTGTTCCGAAGGAAGGATCCGCTTTGAAGAACCCCGCCCCCGAAGTCCTGATCCAAGGACGCACACTCCGCCTGCCGAAGAAGTCCGCCGCTGTCGCTGAGTGCGCGTCGCTGTCGCTTGTTGCGGCGCTGGCGGCGGGCTGTCCTGCTGCCCAGATCCGGCCCGAGTCCTTCACCTGCCCGGCTGGAGCGGAACGAGCCATGCGGGAGAATCTCCACTGGACGGACGGCGACTCGTTCTCGCTTGTGCTCGACGACCGCCACGGGCGCGAAGAGGTTTGGTTCGCGGCTGGCGCGGAGGTGGTGGGGATCGTCCCGAAGGGCATGAGCGACAGGAGGCAGCGAGAGGTTGCCCCTGTCGGGACACGCTTCTACGGGAAGGCTTACTACCTGTCCGAAAAGATGGGGCGCGCGGACGGGCCGGCACTCGTCGTTCGGTATGACCGCGTGAAACTTCCGGGACAGGACGAGCAACCCGTTTGCTTCGTGGTTGAGGGCACCGCCATAGCGTTCAAGGACGGCATGGTGAAGGCGTACAACTTGGACAGCGGAACCGTTGTGGACCGCTGGCCTTGAGCGCTTCCCGCGTGTGACGTGACAGGTAGGTGGTCGATTTCGACATGCTGCCCGCAGAACGTGACAGGACCTTCTAGGGTAGTTCCCTAGCGGACCATCCCCCAGGTAACATTCGCCCGGCCGCGTTGGCCTCGATGCCCGCGCGAATGTGAGGAGGGGCGTTCATGAAGGCAGTCGAGTTCAAGGTTCCACGAGGGGCGATTCTCTTCGTGAAGGACGGCTTCCAGTATGAGTTCCGCGACGATTTGGGAGAGACCCACCATGGGCTGAGCCTCTTTCTCGCGAGGCGTCGCACGCTGGAGGGGCACATTCGGGGAAAGGTGCTGCTCAAGGCGGTGGGGCGTCCCACTGTCGAGGAGGGGGCTCGCGTCAAGCGCGCTCGCGCGAAGTTGGAAGAGCAGGTGCGCCTTGCGACGTACCTCAACCATCCGGGCATCCTCCGCGTTCACGGGCTGCACAAGGCAGGCGGGTGCTGGTACGTCATCACCGAGCACCCGTCGGGTAACAGTCTGAACGACCTGATCTCAGTCGCCGGGGAGTGCAAGCGGCGTCTTTCGCCCCTCTTTGTGCTGTACGTGGGGGCGCAGGTGGCGGCAGCCCTTGAGCATGCCCATGAGGCCAAGGACGAGCAGGGGAAACCCCTCAACATCGTTCACAGGGCCCTCGACGTTGAGCACATCTTCGTGGACTGGCAGGGCAGCGCGCAGATCTCCGACTTCGGGCTCGCCCTGTCGGACCTGCCCGGCCGCGTTTCGTCTACGGTGCGTCGCCCGCTGGGTGAGGCGTTCTACTCGTCCCCGGAAATGCTCCTGACGGGCCGCGTGGATGCGCGCTCGGACCTATTCACGCTCGGCAACATCATGCTGGAGCTAGCGACGTGGAAGAACGTCCTCGATGCCCCGGACGATCTCACCGAGGGGGTCAAGGACTCGCTTTCGAGGCGGAACCGGGCGCGTGTTCGGCGCGCCATCAGAAGGGCACGGCTGGCGGGAAGCTCTCCCCTGGTTGAAGACGCAATCTGGCGCGCGGCGACCTACACGCAGGCGGACCTGGACGCATTGACGGCAGACCTCCCGCAGGGGCTGCGCGTGACCTTAGGTAGGCTTCTTCAAAGGTCGCCCGCCGACCGCTACCAGACGGCGCGCGAGTTGGCGGCGGACCTGCGTCGTTGGATCGGCGAGGGAGATGCCTACGGCCCCAAGGACGCGGAAGCCGAGCTGAAGGAGCTGATGCGGCAGGCGGGCGAAGCGCTGGGGGAGTTGGGCATTCGCGCGCCCCGAAGCCCCTCGACTCCCCAGGACCAAATCAGCACGAACTAGCCAGACAAGCTCTATGTGCCACCCCTCACGGCCCGGGGGGTGGCGCCATGACCGCGAGGCCCGTGTCCGGCCTGGACGAGCCCCAGCGCTTACCGCGAGACTCTCGTCGACGTGGCCCGCCTGGACGTGGCGTGCTTCACCTCATGGCCTTTCCGATAAGGCCGCCAGCGCCAAAGCCCAGCATCCCGCCGACCAGGGCGAAGGGTGCAAGCGGGGTGAACAGGAGGATGGATGCCGTCCCCGCTCCGCCGACCATTCCGCCAATGACCATCCTCGCGTGCTTCTTCTTGACAGGGATGATCACCCCTGCAGCGTTGACGTTTACAGTGTCCTGCTTTCCCGGCGTGATGCTCGACATCTCCAACTCCTCGTGTGACCGCCTCCTCGCTCGATTGCGAATTTAGAGGGGGGACGGGGTAATGAGGGCGAACGAGCAGAAATTCCCCGGTTGGGCATGTCGTTCGGCCGTGCGCTGGGGGAGAGGGCTAGGGGGCTCACCACGAGGCACACGTTATGCGCCCGTCTGCCCGGTTGAGCTGCGCCTAGTCGCGTGGCCCCGCTGGCGTGGCTCCTAGCTCGCCACTCGGCCGAATGTGGTAAGCCGCCGCCGTGAATCTACAGAGGGTCGTTGTCACCACTAGAGCGACGCAGGAGCTTGCAGGGCTCCCGGAAAACCTTCGGCTCTACGTTGAAGGGTACTTAGAGAACCTGGACGCTCTGCTCGACACGGCCCCGCTTCACCGGATCTCCATGCTCTGGGAGAGGGCCCCGAACGGTGCCGGCTTCCTCACCAACGTAGAGGGGGCCTTCGTCGCCTTCTCCGTAGACGAGCTGACGGGAGGGGTCATCGTCACGCGGATCGAGCCCCACGACTGCACGGCGGGTAGATAAGTCCGCGTCGACGGTGGGGCCTGTATCCGCCCCCGCCATGTTGCACGTATGTCGCAGGAGCCTGCGGAATGTGCTGGGACGAGCCGAGACAGGGCGGGATGCGGAGGGAAGTCGAATCCGAATGGTTCCGGGCGGTTGCGCGGTAAGGGCGCGATTCTGCTGGGGTTTTCGCAACGCCGGCCGTGGGTTCGATTCCCTCCGCCTCCACAGTGGGAAGCCCAGCAATCTCAACAGGTTGCTGGGCTTTTTCTTTGCCTGCGGTTCGTCATGTGCCCCCAGTGTGCCCCTGCGGCGTTGAAGCCTCGGCGGCGTAGGTCTGCGGGATGGGGCGGTCGAGTTGCTGCACAGCGCGCTCGCGTGCTTCGGGCGCGAGGTGGGCGTACCGCATGGTCATCTCGATGGTGGCGTGGCCCATCAGCTCCTGGATGACCTTGAGCGGGATTCCCCTCATCGCGAGATGGCTGCCGTAGGTGTGGCGGAGGTCGTGCCAGCCGATGAGCCCTTCCTCGCGGCGGATGCCTGCCCGCGCAAGCGCGCGCTTGAGAGGCGCCTTCATCAGCCCGGCCGTCAGCATCTGTCCGTCCTCCTGACAGAACACCTGGGCCCCGCGCAGGTGCCGATGTTCTTTCAGCACCTGCACGGCTGAAACCGGCAGGTCCACGATCCGCTCGCGTCCGCCCTTGGGGAGGCATGAAGTCCCTCTCCAGATGGTACGTCGGACATGGAGCTTGCCTCGCTGCAAGTCCACGTCGTTCCACTGGAGCCCGATCAACTCGCCCTGTCGCATGCCTGTCTTGAGGGCCACGAAGATCAGCGGCCTCCACTCTGCCTCGGCGTTCGTCACAAGCAGCTCGGCTTCCTCGAAGGTGAGGAAGTCAAAGGCTGGCTTCCGAGTCTTGAAGACCTTGATGCGGGGGACGTGGCTGATGATCCCCTGGTCCTGCGCCAGTACGAGCAGCTTGTGCAGTACCGCGAGCACGTTGTTGATGTACTTGAGGCTCAGGAACTTGGGATTGGAACGCTTGCGCTTGAGGACGGCTGCCCGCGTGGGGGCTGCCTTCCGGAGAAGAGCGTCCGCCGGCTTCTTGCGCATGACGGCCTTGAACTCCTCGATCTCCGCGAGGCCGATAGAGTCCAACGACAGGTGCCCGAACGCTGGGAGCAGGTGGTTGCTCAGGATCTGCCTCTTGCTGGCGACACTGGATGGTTTGTTGTTGTTCTCGCTGTACGTGATGAATCGCGGGACGAACTCCTTGAAGGTTGCAATCCGGTCCTGCTCGTTCTGCGCCTCCTTTCCGAAGGAACCCGAGAGGAGGGCGTGACGGACCTGACGCTCGTACTCTTCGGCGCCCCGGCGGGTGTTGAGGGGCGAAGCCTTGCGGACTCGCTCCACCTTCCCGCTGGGGTGCTGGTACTTCACGTCCACCCACCACGCCTCCTGCACCTTTCCCTCCTTCGACTTCCACTTCCGCAGCC includes:
- a CDS encoding serine/threonine protein kinase: MKAVEFKVPRGAILFVKDGFQYEFRDDLGETHHGLSLFLARRRTLEGHIRGKVLLKAVGRPTVEEGARVKRARAKLEEQVRLATYLNHPGILRVHGLHKAGGCWYVITEHPSGNSLNDLISVAGECKRRLSPLFVLYVGAQVAAALEHAHEAKDEQGKPLNIVHRALDVEHIFVDWQGSAQISDFGLALSDLPGRVSSTVRRPLGEAFYSSPEMLLTGRVDARSDLFTLGNIMLELATWKNVLDAPDDLTEGVKDSLSRRNRARVRRAIRRARLAGSSPLVEDAIWRAATYTQADLDALTADLPQGLRVTLGRLLQRSPADRYQTARELAADLRRWIGEGDAYGPKDAEAELKELMRQAGEALGELGIRAPRSPSTPQDQISTN
- a CDS encoding AHH domain-containing protein, with translation MRAFAIAVLMLLTAGCATTRVVNLNTGYGKTISYTPLESDPVEIGRDAFKEAVTQLVLDMKLDVAFKEAERDDSRSLLASSGGVVDGAQGRAVPSAYERICQRQDDPNGCMGMLAGGLTFGPMERRMMALYFALDTVWEGVEDAIRDMVNGAALRAMVTTMIGTALVMLVAPEPITKVIAVALTASLIAYLGTGPVWNLGRGFLRLMDESRDAANVSELERAGHRFGKILGDNGARVLVIVALSALGGKNAMAAQGPRMPGFAQAAVRAEAEGGFVLAGALSGGVQSISISAAGVLNIALAPTAVAAVAMGPGAGVGTRPAGGVGGVIQGDPDGDVHHICTDKNAVSDANGGPWTPLFEEVFSRARMSLDDIANKVRIRGHRGPHPRQYHEEIYNRIDGATKGCREPAQCRAELVKELARIAHDILTEGTKLRKLITKDSGM
- a CDS encoding tyrosine-type recombinase/integrase — translated: MSVRLRKWKSKEGKVQEAWWVDVKYQHPSGKVERVRKASPLNTRRGAEEYERQVRHALLSGSFGKEAQNEQDRIATFKEFVPRFITYSENNNKPSSVASKRQILSNHLLPAFGHLSLDSIGLAEIEEFKAVMRKKPADALLRKAAPTRAAVLKRKRSNPKFLSLKYINNVLAVLHKLLVLAQDQGIISHVPRIKVFKTRKPAFDFLTFEEAELLVTNAEAEWRPLIFVALKTGMRQGELIGLQWNDVDLQRGKLHVRRTIWRGTSCLPKGGRERIVDLPVSAVQVLKEHRHLRGAQVFCQEDGQMLTAGLMKAPLKRALARAGIRREEGLIGWHDLRHTYGSHLAMRGIPLKVIQELMGHATIEMTMRYAHLAPEARERAVQQLDRPIPQTYAAEASTPQGHTGGT
- a CDS encoding imm11 family protein: MSDRIASVFREMAPNDVQLFKAAVDGQPDPYYVLNVARQIRCIDDAACEEVQIRTAGEYTERIGEYSSVSGLRIDKSKVGDVRVFRTWGWHSPLIVDDEIKDALEATGIAGGKFEEV
- a CDS encoding DUF2381 family protein, giving the protein MLQPFRLALALALVSGAAAGAEPAPGARVDRKRPVTVASTPSEPLPVVHVAADTPTVFLFSSPIQRKTLTFDESRIRVLDAGERSIIVQPVANLGDGERQEIGVFFADGRAPARAAFVLVTDPAEVDLRIDVQRPAPPNDACPTDAHAPVPKPEDFVLLGYLDGKGVTTASIKGKHDSARGFESTSTFSYRGKGWILFDVTIWNESNRPAWTPREATFTGRVGMPLRARIVTDRKGAIPPGETGRVLAVAEIQESDAGLVFTVELRGDGGRDFTIPDVRFPKPGTGGTQ
- a CDS encoding phage major capsid protein gives rise to the protein MTRKQIAEMVKALGPEVARELIDAAARSAPGRVVTDRATRESGVYASAANFGAFTKSVIALGRRTSATELIDAAKRFGNADVQKAVQLSKFDSAGVLVPIQQSGEVIEFLRPDAALLKLGVRTQAFRGELHMGTQTGTSVFKWVGEGETVPRSAPKYGKIVLKAHKGMVLTDISNDLLRTPGVGDASVGEDIRATAADGLDDAGFNGDGTGAAPKGLFVQLDPAHSFASTGTTAAAYLADIDKAVELPLTAHVRMGAAAWVIHPTRATALMQLQESGLFLFRGEMLDKGTIRGFPFVMTTRVPVSRITFSCDWRQFLYGIDEDLILSEHDTRAEHDETTIRAIVKGDFRLRQPKAFSSITY
- a CDS encoding serine/threonine protein kinase, translating into MTATPTGTPPATLIDGWQISKELGNGGFAFVFLGEKNGKRNALKVARHREASGDPKQTHARTLRELTALLMLNHPNIVRTQGHGYTETGNAYLALDYVEGWTLAEWAERKHPTIREVLSVFEKLAGALSYMHRRGILHRDLKLLNVLIRKSDGAPVIIDFSCATYPLAEDLTDEGLPPGTNRYRAPEQFQFLHEHKDEHRARYAFQVADEIFAVGVMLHELLTDPRPSEFRVRFDLNGSFSKPPPPRLVNARVPEALSDLVESILSRDPSRRPVDTEALRRELAELQTDPVADYDVPAHPPSEQRQMGAAHAEFPAALAMQPPPLKQRVAVLERPRGQAWWLAGVAGVVAIAVAAGLWSYSGEVRAPAAESHVAASPTPPSPSRSVPPKTAPPAMSPPSPSPVAPPGPTIAAVPKEGSALKNPAPEVLIQGRTLRLPKKSAAVAECASLSLVAALAAGCPAAQIRPESFTCPAGAERAMRENLHWTDGDSFSLVLDDRHGREEVWFAAGAEVVGIVPKGMSDRRQREVAPVGTRFYGKAYYLSEKMGRADGPALVVRYDRVKLPGQDEQPVCFVVEGTAIAFKDGMVKAYNLDSGTVVDRWP